A part of Candidatus Rokuibacteriota bacterium genomic DNA contains:
- a CDS encoding phosphoglycerate dehydrogenase gives MKKVLVTDGLQEVGVEALRKEGLLVETVPTLSEADLCQRIAGCHGLIVRSATKVSATVLEAGRDLVVVGRAGAGVDNIDVEAASQRGVIVMNTPGANTIAVAEHTVGLLLALARKLPQAHGALKGGRWEKERFAGIEIYGKTLGIIGLGRIGSEVARRAQGLRMQVVAYDPYLTAEAASKLGVELVELDELLARADFVSIHIPLTKETRNFLGPAEFARMKDGVRLINCARGGVIDEAGLVDAVRSGKVAGAALDVFEQEPLPGGHPLLGLEQVIITPHLAASTEEAQAQVALAIAQQIADVLVRGITRNAVNVPSVDAETYKTLAPYLTLAEKLGSFLAQLAEGRMRELRIEYAGEVTGFSTNILTLTFLKGLLTAILNENVTDVNAPYLAKARGIRVLETSTAESEDYASLVTAELTTDKGAWRVAGTLFHKREPRIVRIDGYPLEAVPSGWMLVFSNLDVPGVIGRIGTLCGRHRINIAGMQLGRERRGGRAVSILNLDDPVPEPVLAEIRAMPDIVFAKLVKL, from the coding sequence ATGAAGAAGGTGCTGGTGACCGACGGGCTCCAGGAGGTCGGGGTCGAGGCGCTCCGCAAGGAGGGGCTCCTCGTCGAGACCGTCCCGACGCTCTCGGAGGCGGACCTGTGCCAGCGGATCGCGGGCTGCCACGGCCTCATCGTGCGGAGCGCGACGAAGGTCAGCGCCACCGTCCTGGAGGCGGGCAGGGACCTGGTCGTAGTGGGTCGCGCGGGCGCCGGCGTGGACAACATTGACGTCGAGGCGGCCAGCCAGCGCGGCGTCATCGTCATGAACACTCCGGGCGCCAACACGATCGCCGTGGCGGAACACACCGTAGGCCTGCTCCTCGCGCTAGCGCGCAAGCTCCCCCAGGCCCATGGCGCGCTCAAGGGCGGGCGCTGGGAGAAGGAGCGCTTCGCGGGGATCGAGATCTACGGCAAGACCCTCGGGATCATCGGCCTGGGGCGGATAGGCTCCGAGGTCGCCCGACGGGCTCAGGGGCTCAGAATGCAGGTCGTGGCGTACGACCCGTATCTGACCGCCGAGGCGGCGAGCAAGCTGGGCGTGGAGCTGGTCGAGCTCGATGAGCTTCTGGCCCGCGCCGACTTCGTCTCGATCCACATCCCGCTCACCAAGGAGACCCGGAACTTCCTGGGCCCGGCCGAGTTCGCTCGCATGAAGGACGGCGTCCGGCTGATCAACTGCGCCCGTGGCGGCGTCATCGACGAGGCCGGGCTCGTGGACGCCGTGCGGAGCGGCAAGGTGGCGGGGGCGGCCTTGGACGTCTTCGAGCAGGAGCCGTTGCCGGGCGGCCACCCGCTGCTCGGTCTCGAGCAGGTGATCATCACGCCGCACCTGGCCGCCTCCACAGAGGAGGCTCAGGCCCAGGTGGCGCTGGCCATCGCCCAGCAGATCGCCGACGTGCTCGTCCGGGGGATCACGCGGAACGCCGTGAACGTCCCCTCGGTCGATGCCGAGACCTACAAGACGCTGGCGCCCTACCTTACGCTCGCCGAGAAGCTGGGGAGCTTCCTGGCCCAGCTCGCCGAGGGCCGGATGCGGGAGCTCCGGATCGAGTACGCGGGAGAGGTCACGGGCTTCAGCACCAACATCCTGACGCTCACCTTCCTCAAGGGGCTCCTCACCGCGATCCTGAACGAGAACGTCACGGACGTGAACGCCCCCTACCTGGCTAAGGCCCGCGGCATCCGGGTCCTCGAGACCTCCACGGCCGAGAGCGAGGACTACGCGAGCCTCGTCACCGCCGAGCTGACCACCGACAAGGGGGCGTGGCGCGTGGCGGGGACCCTGTTCCACAAGCGCGAGCCCCGGATCGTGCGCATCGACGGCTATCCCCTCGAGGCCGTCCCGTCGGGGTGGATGCTGGTCTTCTCGAACCTGGACGTGCCCGGCGTCATCGGCCGGATCGGCACGCTCTGCGGCCGCCACCGGATCAACATCGCGGGCATGCAGCTCGGCCGCGAGCGCCGGGGCGGCCGGGCGGTCTCCATCCTGAACCTGGACGACCCCGTCCCCGAGCCGGTGCTAGCCGAGATCCGTGCCATGCCGGACATCGTCTTCGCCAAGCTCGTCAAGCTGTAA